The DNA sequence TCGCAGCGCTCCAGAGCGAACCGCAACCGCTGATCGGTGAACGTTTATGCGCCGAGTGATCCTGTCTTTGCTTTTTTCCGCAGCCTGCCTTTGCTCATGTACCGGCAAAGGGGAGCATCGCATTCTGGTGTGGCATTCCATGCGACCGGTGGAAGCGGATTTGTTGCGCAGGGAGCTGGCCGAATTCGCGCAACGCCATCCGGGCTGGGAATTCGATGAATTGTACTATCAAAACGAGACTGCGCGCACCAATTACATCATCTCGGCCTTGGGCGGATCCGGGCCGGAGCTTTTTTGGGGGGCCAACGACAACATCGGTCCTTTTGTCGAAATGGGCGTGATTCAGCCTTTGGATGGGCTGGTCAGCCAGGCTTTTTTGGACAGTTTTCTCACCGAACCGTTCGCCGCGAACACCCGGCTGAACGGCCACCTCTGGCAAATTGCCGATCGAGTCGGCAATCATCTCTGCCTGGTTTACAACAAAAAACTCATCGCCACACCGCCGCAGACCATGAGCGAATTGATCCGGGTGGGACAAAAACTCACTATCGATAGAGATGGTGACGGTAAACCGGAACAATATGCTCTGGTTTGGAATTATACCGAGCCTTTTTTCGCCGTGCCTTTCATCGGCGGCTATGGGGGGTGGATCATCGACGAGGAGACCCGCACGCCGACCCTGAATACGGATGCGGTCGTCAAGGCCTGTCAGCTGATCTATGACCTGGGACATCGGTACCGCATCATTCCGCAGGAATGCGATTATGAGATCGCCAATGCCCTGTTCAAAGACGGCTACGCCGCCATGATCATCAATGGCAGCTGGTCCTGGGGCACCTATCTGGAGAACGGCATCGATATGGGCATCGCCCGGATACCCATGATCGATGAGACCGGATTGTGGCCCGCCCCTATGGTATCACCGCTGGGGTATTCGCTCAATGTCAACACCACCGGAGCCGAGCGAGATATGGCTATGCGGCTTTTGCATCATCTGACCAGTACTGCGGTGCAACTGAAATTCACCCGACTTTCGGTTTCGCTGCCGTCGCGCAAGGACGGATTCACTTCATCCGAAGTGGTGGACAACCCGCTGGTCAGCGCTTCGTTGGCGCAGATGCGAGTCGGCCGCCCGATGTCGCCGATCACCGAAATGCGCTGGATCTGGGATGCCATGCGTCCCAGCTATCAAGCCATCTTTACCGGCCGAACCAAGCCGCAAGCGGCGGCACGCGCTATGCAGGCGCTCGCGGAAAAACTCATTCGAGAAAATAGGGAGTAATACGGCCATGAGCGGCACCGACCTGCAAAAGAACCGGTTGGCTTATCTTTTCACCATGCCCGCTTTTTTCCTCATGGCCCTGATGATCGTCTATCCTTTTATCTACAACGTCGTGATCTCTTTTTCCAACATGAACCTGAGTCATTTTCGCGATTGGCATATGGTGGGCGGCCGCAATTATCTGCAGGTGTTCACCGATGCCTCTTTCTGGTACTATTTGCGTAAAACCATCCTCTGGACCGCCATCAATGTTTTCTTCCATGTGACCATCGGCGTTTCTCTGGCGCTGATCCTGAACGAAGACATCAAGGGTAAAACCATTTTTCGCACGCTCTTGATTCTGCCTTGGGCGGTGCCGCAGTATATCACCGCGCTCACCTGGCGCGGACTGTTCAACGCCGAATACGGCTCGGTGAATCTGCTGTTGGGAAAACTGTTTGGCATCAGCGTGCCCTGGTTGACCACGGAGTGGGGCGCCTTTACCGCCTGCCTGATCACCAACATCTGGCTGGGTTTTCCCTTTATGATGATTATCGCGCTGGGGGGCCTGCAGAGCATCCCCGCTGAATTGTACGAAGCAGCGGAAATCGACGGTTCGAGCTGGCACCACAAACTGCGCCACATCACGCTGCCGCTGCTCAAACCGGTCATGGTGCCGGCTATCACGTTGGGCGTGATATGGACTTTTAATAATTTCAATGTGGTCTGGCTGGTCAGCAACGGCGGCGAGCCTTCTGATCGCACCCATATTCTGGTGTCATGGATTTACAAGAGCGCGTTCACCTATTTTCGCATCGGCCATGCCGCCGCTTTCTCTATGATCATCTTTGCGATCCTGCTGCTGTTCAGCTGGAATTTTATCCGCCGCACCAAGGCGTCGGAGACGGTTTATTAAAAAAAAGGATCGGGCAGCAATCGTGGAGAGCGGGTTCTCCTTGAGGGTTATGACCGGTCCGCTGTTCTGGTATAGGATGAATGAAGCAAGGACGGTTTATCGAACGGACGTTTTTTCACGCCGGGATGTTGAATATGCGCAAGCCTCGTGAGTTGTCTTTAGCGGGAAAATTCGGCGCCTATGCCGTACTGATCGTGTTTACCCTGTTCGCGATTTACCCGATTTTGCAAGTGATCTCCATTTCGTTGCGCCCAGGCGACCGGCTGCTGAGCAAATCCCTGGCCATCATTCCGCCGGATGCGACGCTCTCCACCTACACACGCCTCTTCACCCAGGAGCCGTTTCTACGCTGGTTGGCCAACAGCGTGGTCGTGTCCCTGACAGTGACCGCCATCGGCACCGGGCTGGCGGCGATGGCCGGATACGCGTTTTCGCGCTATAAATTCCGCGGTCGCGACGCGGCCATGATCGGTCTCATCACCACGCAGATGTTTCCCGTGACCATGCTGCTCTTGCCGTTGTTTATTCTGATCATC is a window from the bacterium genome containing:
- a CDS encoding extracellular solute-binding protein encodes the protein MRRVILSLLFSAACLCSCTGKGEHRILVWHSMRPVEADLLRRELAEFAQRHPGWEFDELYYQNETARTNYIISALGGSGPELFWGANDNIGPFVEMGVIQPLDGLVSQAFLDSFLTEPFAANTRLNGHLWQIADRVGNHLCLVYNKKLIATPPQTMSELIRVGQKLTIDRDGDGKPEQYALVWNYTEPFFAVPFIGGYGGWIIDEETRTPTLNTDAVVKACQLIYDLGHRYRIIPQECDYEIANALFKDGYAAMIINGSWSWGTYLENGIDMGIARIPMIDETGLWPAPMVSPLGYSLNVNTTGAERDMAMRLLHHLTSTAVQLKFTRLSVSLPSRKDGFTSSEVVDNPLVSASLAQMRVGRPMSPITEMRWIWDAMRPSYQAIFTGRTKPQAAARAMQALAEKLIRENRE
- a CDS encoding sugar ABC transporter permease, giving the protein MSGTDLQKNRLAYLFTMPAFFLMALMIVYPFIYNVVISFSNMNLSHFRDWHMVGGRNYLQVFTDASFWYYLRKTILWTAINVFFHVTIGVSLALILNEDIKGKTIFRTLLILPWAVPQYITALTWRGLFNAEYGSVNLLLGKLFGISVPWLTTEWGAFTACLITNIWLGFPFMMIIALGGLQSIPAELYEAAEIDGSSWHHKLRHITLPLLKPVMVPAITLGVIWTFNNFNVVWLVSNGGEPSDRTHILVSWIYKSAFTYFRIGHAAAFSMIIFAILLLFSWNFIRRTKASETVY